From one Musa acuminata AAA Group cultivar baxijiao chromosome BXJ2-6, Cavendish_Baxijiao_AAA, whole genome shotgun sequence genomic stretch:
- the LOC135584080 gene encoding histone deacetylase 9 isoform X3, translating to MPPKERIAYFYDDNLGEDCPVFENLFEFCQLYAGGTIDAARRLNHQLCDIAINWAGGLHHAKKSAASGFCYINDLVLGILELLKYHARVLYIDIDVHHGDGVEEAFYFTDRVMTVSFHKYGDMFFPGTGDVKDIGEREGKYYAINVPLKDGIDDASFTRLFKTIIAKVVETYLPGVIVLQCGADSLAGDRLGCFNLSIEGHSECVKFVKKFNLPLLVTGGGGYTKENVARCWTVETGVLLDSDLPNEIPENEYIKYFAPDYTLKIPNGNMENLNSKSYLSTIKVQVLESLRCIQHAPGVQMQEVPPDFYIPEFDEDEQNPDERVDQHTTDKQIQRDDEYYEGDNDNDHNMEDGP from the exons ATGCCGCCCAAAGAACGGATCGCGTACTTCTACGACG ATAACCTTGGAGAAGACTGCCCTGTCTTTGAGAATCTTTTCGAGTTCTGCCAACTATATGCTGGTGGCACAATTG ATGCTGCACGAAGGTTGAACCATCAACTCTGCGATATCGCTATAAATTGGGCTGGTGGCTTACATCATGCAAAAAAGTCTGCAGCATCAGGCTTCTGCTATATCAATGACTTAGTCTTGGGAATTCTGGAGCTTCTTAAGTATCATGCCCGTGTTCTTTATATTGATATAGATGTTCATCATGGCGATGGCGTTGAAGAAGCCTTTTATTTCACAGACAG GGTAATGACTGTGAGTTTCCATAAATATGGTGATATGTTCTTCCCAGGAACTGGCGATGTTAAG GATATAGGTGAAAGAGAAGGGAAATATTATGCCATTAATGTCCCACTCAAGGATGGAATAGATGATGCTAGTTTTACTCGACTATTCAAAACG ATTATTGCCAAGGTTGTTGAAACATATCTACCAGGTGTAATTGTTCTTCAATGTGGAGCTGATTCACTTGCGGGTGACCGCTTAGGCTGTTTTAATCTCTCCATTGAAG GACATTCTGAATGTGTAAAATTCGTGAAGAAATTCAATTTGCCTCTGTTG GTTACTGGTGGTGGAGGATACACAAAAGAAAATGTTGCTCGCTGCTGGACTGTTGAAACTGGTGTTTTGTTAGATTCAGATCTTCCAAATG AAATTCCAGAAAATGAGTATATCAAGTACTTTGCACCAGATTATACTTTAAAAATTCCGAATGGCAATATG GAGAACTTGAATAGCAAGTCATATCTTAGCACAATCAAGGTGCAAGTTCTAGAAAGTTTACGATGCATACAACATGCTCCTGGGGTTCAAATGCAGGAG GTTCCGCCAGATTTTTATATCCCGGAATTTGACGAAGATGAACAAAATCCTGATGAACGAGTTGATC AGCATACCACGGATAAGCAAATTCAGCGAGACGACGAGTATTATGAAGGGGACAACGATAATGATCACAACATGGAGGATGGCCCTTGA
- the LOC135584080 gene encoding histone deacetylase 9 isoform X1, whose amino-acid sequence MPPKERIAYFYDGDVGNVYFGPNHPMKPHRLCMTHHLVLSYGLYKKMEIYRPHKAYPVELAQFHSADYVEFLHRISPNTQHLFADELARYNLGEDCPVFENLFEFCQLYAGGTIDAARRLNHQLCDIAINWAGGLHHAKKSAASGFCYINDLVLGILELLKYHARVLYIDIDVHHGDGVEEAFYFTDRVMTVSFHKYGDMFFPGTGDVKDIGEREGKYYAINVPLKDGIDDASFTRLFKTIIAKVVETYLPGVIVLQCGADSLAGDRLGCFNLSIEGHSECVKFVKKFNLPLLVTGGGGYTKENVARCWTVETGVLLDSDLPNEIPENEYIKYFAPDYTLKIPNGNMENLNSKSYLSTIKVQVLESLRCIQHAPGVQMQEVPPDFYIPEFDEDEQNPDERVDQHTTDKQIQRDDEYYEGDNDNDHNMEDGP is encoded by the exons ATGCCGCCCAAAGAACGGATCGCGTACTTCTACGACG GAGATGTTGGGAATGTATATTTTGGACCAAATCATCCAATGAAACCACATCGTTTGTGTATGACACACCATCTTGTGCTTTCATATGGTCTTTACAAGAAGATGGAGATATAT CGGCCACACAAGGCATACCCCGTGGAGCTTGCCCAATTTCATTCGGCAGATTACGTGGAATTTTTGCACCGGATAAGCCCTAATACACAACATTTGTTCGCTGATGAGTTAGCTAGAT ATAACCTTGGAGAAGACTGCCCTGTCTTTGAGAATCTTTTCGAGTTCTGCCAACTATATGCTGGTGGCACAATTG ATGCTGCACGAAGGTTGAACCATCAACTCTGCGATATCGCTATAAATTGGGCTGGTGGCTTACATCATGCAAAAAAGTCTGCAGCATCAGGCTTCTGCTATATCAATGACTTAGTCTTGGGAATTCTGGAGCTTCTTAAGTATCATGCCCGTGTTCTTTATATTGATATAGATGTTCATCATGGCGATGGCGTTGAAGAAGCCTTTTATTTCACAGACAG GGTAATGACTGTGAGTTTCCATAAATATGGTGATATGTTCTTCCCAGGAACTGGCGATGTTAAG GATATAGGTGAAAGAGAAGGGAAATATTATGCCATTAATGTCCCACTCAAGGATGGAATAGATGATGCTAGTTTTACTCGACTATTCAAAACG ATTATTGCCAAGGTTGTTGAAACATATCTACCAGGTGTAATTGTTCTTCAATGTGGAGCTGATTCACTTGCGGGTGACCGCTTAGGCTGTTTTAATCTCTCCATTGAAG GACATTCTGAATGTGTAAAATTCGTGAAGAAATTCAATTTGCCTCTGTTG GTTACTGGTGGTGGAGGATACACAAAAGAAAATGTTGCTCGCTGCTGGACTGTTGAAACTGGTGTTTTGTTAGATTCAGATCTTCCAAATG AAATTCCAGAAAATGAGTATATCAAGTACTTTGCACCAGATTATACTTTAAAAATTCCGAATGGCAATATG GAGAACTTGAATAGCAAGTCATATCTTAGCACAATCAAGGTGCAAGTTCTAGAAAGTTTACGATGCATACAACATGCTCCTGGGGTTCAAATGCAGGAG GTTCCGCCAGATTTTTATATCCCGGAATTTGACGAAGATGAACAAAATCCTGATGAACGAGTTGATC AGCATACCACGGATAAGCAAATTCAGCGAGACGACGAGTATTATGAAGGGGACAACGATAATGATCACAACATGGAGGATGGCCCTTGA
- the LOC135584080 gene encoding histone deacetylase 9 isoform X2, giving the protein MVFTRRWRYMLVLRPHKAYPVELAQFHSADYVEFLHRISPNTQHLFADELARYNLGEDCPVFENLFEFCQLYAGGTIDAARRLNHQLCDIAINWAGGLHHAKKSAASGFCYINDLVLGILELLKYHARVLYIDIDVHHGDGVEEAFYFTDRVMTVSFHKYGDMFFPGTGDVKDIGEREGKYYAINVPLKDGIDDASFTRLFKTIIAKVVETYLPGVIVLQCGADSLAGDRLGCFNLSIEGHSECVKFVKKFNLPLLVTGGGGYTKENVARCWTVETGVLLDSDLPNEIPENEYIKYFAPDYTLKIPNGNMENLNSKSYLSTIKVQVLESLRCIQHAPGVQMQEVPPDFYIPEFDEDEQNPDERVDQHTTDKQIQRDDEYYEGDNDNDHNMEDGP; this is encoded by the exons ATGGTCTTTACAAGAAGATGGAGATATATGTTAGTCTTG CGGCCACACAAGGCATACCCCGTGGAGCTTGCCCAATTTCATTCGGCAGATTACGTGGAATTTTTGCACCGGATAAGCCCTAATACACAACATTTGTTCGCTGATGAGTTAGCTAGAT ATAACCTTGGAGAAGACTGCCCTGTCTTTGAGAATCTTTTCGAGTTCTGCCAACTATATGCTGGTGGCACAATTG ATGCTGCACGAAGGTTGAACCATCAACTCTGCGATATCGCTATAAATTGGGCTGGTGGCTTACATCATGCAAAAAAGTCTGCAGCATCAGGCTTCTGCTATATCAATGACTTAGTCTTGGGAATTCTGGAGCTTCTTAAGTATCATGCCCGTGTTCTTTATATTGATATAGATGTTCATCATGGCGATGGCGTTGAAGAAGCCTTTTATTTCACAGACAG GGTAATGACTGTGAGTTTCCATAAATATGGTGATATGTTCTTCCCAGGAACTGGCGATGTTAAG GATATAGGTGAAAGAGAAGGGAAATATTATGCCATTAATGTCCCACTCAAGGATGGAATAGATGATGCTAGTTTTACTCGACTATTCAAAACG ATTATTGCCAAGGTTGTTGAAACATATCTACCAGGTGTAATTGTTCTTCAATGTGGAGCTGATTCACTTGCGGGTGACCGCTTAGGCTGTTTTAATCTCTCCATTGAAG GACATTCTGAATGTGTAAAATTCGTGAAGAAATTCAATTTGCCTCTGTTG GTTACTGGTGGTGGAGGATACACAAAAGAAAATGTTGCTCGCTGCTGGACTGTTGAAACTGGTGTTTTGTTAGATTCAGATCTTCCAAATG AAATTCCAGAAAATGAGTATATCAAGTACTTTGCACCAGATTATACTTTAAAAATTCCGAATGGCAATATG GAGAACTTGAATAGCAAGTCATATCTTAGCACAATCAAGGTGCAAGTTCTAGAAAGTTTACGATGCATACAACATGCTCCTGGGGTTCAAATGCAGGAG GTTCCGCCAGATTTTTATATCCCGGAATTTGACGAAGATGAACAAAATCCTGATGAACGAGTTGATC AGCATACCACGGATAAGCAAATTCAGCGAGACGACGAGTATTATGAAGGGGACAACGATAATGATCACAACATGGAGGATGGCCCTTGA
- the LOC135584089 gene encoding neutral/alkaline invertase 3, chloroplastic-like — protein MMMGTTEIVRHAIFGAAPAHSFAGFFANTPQLDVHSKAHGKYRRRSSSFVSRCSVSRMSNNWFRDYRVRNINDQSRSLKCQCQRVDDADGMTSGDANRTWFTESASQANQILGDLNGQKVISFENGSVMPNNEASNHSSYKTRGNSIEDEAWRLLQDSVVYYCGSPVGTIAAKDPSDSSSNCLNYDQVFIRDFIPSGMAFLLKGEYDIVRNFILHTLQLQSWEKTMDCHSPGQGLMPASFKVRTVPLDGDDSATEEVLDPDFGEAAIGRVAPVDSGLWWIILLRAYGKCSGDLSVQERIDVQTGIKMILKLCLADGFDMFPTLLVTDGSCMIDRRMGIHGHPLEIQALFYSALLSAREMLAPEDGSADLIRALNNRLIALSFHTQEYYWVDKRKLNEIYRYKQEEYSYDAVNKFNIYPDQISPWLVEWMPDKGGYFIGNLQPAHMDFRFFSLGNLWSVVSSLATTHQSHAILDLIEAKWSDLVADMPFKICYPALEGQEWRIITGSDPKNTPWSYHNGGSWPTLLWQLAVACIKMNRPEIAAKAIDVAERRLAADKWPEYYDTKRARFIGKQAHLYQTWSIAGFLVAKLLIEKPDAARNIWNDEDAEIVNALNIMADSNPRRKRGRKVLKKTYIV, from the exons ATGATGATGGGGACTACAGAAATAGTTCGTCATGCCATATTTGGGGCTGCACCTGCCCATTCTTTTGCTGGTTTTTTTGCAAATACTCCACAATTAGATGTCCACTCGAAAGCTCACGGGAAGTACCGGAGGAGAAGTTCTTCATTTGTTTCACGATGTTCCGTATCAAGGATGTCGAATAATTGGTTCAGGGATTACAGAGTCAGGAACATCAATGACCAATCACGGTCTTTGAAATGCCAGTGCCAGCGAGTAGACGACGCTGATGGAATGACCAGCGGGGATGCCAATAGGACGTGGTTCACGGAGTCTGCGAGTCAGGCAAACCAGATCCTTGGTGATCTTAATGGCCAGAAAGTTATCAGTTTCGAGAATGGTTCTGTCATGCCTAACAATGAAGCATCCAATCATTCGTCATACAAGACAAGAGGAAACTCTATTGAGGATGAAGCATGGCGTCTTTTACAGGATTCTGTGGTTTATTACTGTGGCAGCCCTGTTGGAACAATTGCCGCAAAGGATCCATCTGATAGCAGTAGCAATTGCCTAAATTATGATCAGGTGTTTATTCGTGATTTCATACCTTCTGGAATGGCTTTTCTTTTGAAGGGAGAATATGATATTGTTCGCAACTTCATTCTTCACACTCTTCAGCTACAG AGCTGGGAAAAAACAATGGACTGTCACAGTCCAGGCCAGGGATTGATGCCTGCTAGCTTCAAGGTGAGGACAGTTCCACTTGATGGCGATGATTCTGCCACAGAAGAAGTCTTGGACCCTGATTTTGGAGAAGCTGCAATAGGACGTGTAGCACCAGTCGATTCAG GGTTATGGTGGATTATACTACTACGAGCTTATGGAAAATGTTCTGGTGATCTCTCAGTCCAGGAAAGAATTGATGTGCAGACGGGCATTAAGATGATTTTAAAGCTTTGTCTAGCTGACGGCTTTGACATGTTCCCAACATTATTAGTAACAGATGGTTCATGCATGATAGATCGACGGATGGGGATTCATGGCCACCCTCTTGAAATTCAG GCACTGTTCTATTCAGCACTTTTAAGTGCTCGTGAGATGCTTGCACCAGAGGATGGATCAGCTGACCTTATTCGAGCATTGAATAACAGGCTAATAGCATTATCATTTCATACTCAGGAGTATTATTGGGTCGACAAGAGAAAACTTAATGAGATTTACCGATACAAACAAGAAGAGTATTCTTATGATGCTGTGAACAAGTTTAACATCTACCCTGATCAAATTTCTCCGTGGCTAGTGGAATGGATGCCTGATAAAGGaggttatttcattggaaacttgcAGCCTGCTCACATGGATTTCCGATTCTTTTCTCTGGGAAATCTGTGGTCTGTAGTAAGCAGTCTGGCAACAACACATCAATCACATGCCATTTTGGATCTTATTGAGGCTAAATGGTCTGATTTAGTGGCAGATATGCCATTTAAGATTTGTTATCCTGCTCTTGAGGGCCAGGAATGGCGAATTATTACTGGAAGTGATCCCAAAAACAC GCCTTGGTCATACCACAATGGAGGTTCATGGCCAACATTGCTCTGGCAG CTTGCAGTTGCATGTATTAAGATGAACAGGCCAGAAATTGCTGCAAAAGCCATTGACGTTGCAGAGAGGCGCCTAGCAGCAGACAAGTGGCCTGAATATTACGATACCAAGCGAGCACGATTTATTGGGAAACAAGCTCATCTGTACCAAACTTGGTCGATTGCAGGTTTCCTGGTGGCAAAGCTGTTGATTGAAAAACCAGATGCTGCCAGAAACATTTGGAATGACGAGGATGCAGAGATTGTTAATGCCTTGAATATCATGGCTGATTCCAACCCACGAAGGAAACGAGGCAGGAAAGTCTTAAAGAAAACCTATATAGTATGA
- the LOC135615000 gene encoding serine/threonine-protein kinase D6PKL2-like has product MPDDLADDLESMSFGSSDRSGSSALSTLSGSLSSSSSLSGTIHKSRPTGDPVLDAIRRLKSSSAPPAGGGDLLSMSDLRFVRRLGSGDIGSVYLAELKCAGAEGLLLAAKVMDKKELEGRSKEGRARTEREILESIDHPFLPRLYACAENDRWSCLLTEFCPGGDLHVLRQRQPGKRFDDAAVRFYASEVVVALEYVHMMGIVYRDLKPENVLVRADGHIMLTDFDLSLKCDSATPTAAQIVSDQNPLPLPPQSSAAGAGGGEFSAASCILPSCIVPAVSCFHQPRRKRKKKPGRRGPCLEFVAEPVDLRSMSFVGTHEYLAPEIVSGEGHGSAVDWWTLGVFVFELLYGVTPFKGPDNELTLANIVARALEFPKEPAVSASARDLIAGLLVKDPERRLGSTMGAASIKRHPFFNGVNWALLRCAQPPYVPPPFSLVGLSRDASDDSCPGTPVEYY; this is encoded by the exons ATGCCGGACGACCTCGCCGATGACCTCGAGAGCATGAGCTTCGGCTCGTCGGACCGCTCCGGCTCCTCCGCCCTCTCCACCCTCTCcggctccctctcctcctcctcctccttgtccgGCACCATCCACAAGTCCCGCCCCACCGGTGACCCCGTTCTCGACGCGATCCGCCGGCTGAAGTCCTCGTCGGCGCCACCCGCCGGCGGGGGCGACCTCCTCTCGATGTCCGATCTGAGGTTCGTGCGGCGGCTGGGCAGCGGGGACATCGGGAGCGTGTACCTGGCGGAGCTCAAGTGCGCGGGGGCCGAGGGGCTGCTGCTCGCGGCCAAGGTGATGGACAAGAAGGAGCTCGAGGGTCGGAGCAAGGAAGGTCGGGCCCGGACGGAGCGGGAGATCCTGGAGTCCATCGACCACCCCTTCCTCCCCCGCCTCTACGCCTGCGCCGAGAACGACCGCTGGTCCTGCCTCCTCACCGAGTTCTGCCCCGGCGGCGACCTCCACGTCCTCCGCCAGCGCCAGCCCGGCAAGCGCTTCGACGACGCCGCCGTCCG GTTCTACGCGTCGGAGGTGGTGGTGGCGTTGGAGTACGTCCACATGATGGGCATCGTGTACAGGGACCTGAAGCCCGAGAACGTCCTCGTGCGCGCCGACGGCCACATCATGCTCACCGACTTCGACCTCTCCCTCAAGTGCGACTCCGCCACTCCCACCGCAGCGCAGATCGTCTCCGACCAGAACCCGCTCCCCCTCCCGCCCCAGTCATCCGCCGCCGGCGCAGGCGGAGGCGAGTTCTCCGCCGCCTCCTGCATCCTCCCGAGCTGCATCGTGCCTGCGGTCTCCTGCTTCCACCAGCCCAGGCGCAAGCGCAAGAAGAAGCCCGGCCGCCGCGGACCGTGCCTCGAGTTCGTGGCCGAGCCGGTGGACCTCCGGTCCATGTCCTTCGTGGGGACGCACGAGTACCTCGCACCGGAAATCGTCTCCGGGGAGGGGCACGGCAGCGCGGTGGACTGGTGGACCCTCGGCGTCTTCGTCTTCGAGCTCCTCTACGGCGTGACGCCCTTCAAGGGCCCCGACAACGAGCTGACGCTGGCCAACATCGTGGCCCGGGCGCTCGAGTTCCCCAAGGAGCCGGCGGTGTCGGCGTCGGCGAGGGACCTCATCGCGGGACTGCTGGTGAAGGACCCGGAGCGGCGGCTCGGCTCCACGATGGGCGCGGCCTCGATCAAGCGCCACCCCTTCTTCAACGGCGTGAACTGGGCGCTGCTACGGTGCGCACAACCGCCGTACGTGCCGCCGCCGTTCAGCCTCGTGGGTCTGAGCCGGGACGCCTCCGACGACAGTTGTCCGGGCACGCCGGTGGAGTACTACTGA